From the Desulfarculaceae bacterium genome, one window contains:
- a CDS encoding cyclase family protein encodes MKIIDISLTMQPGMPVWPGDPSLEISRVQDLAAGDPATVSKLCCGAHAGTHVDAPGHFLPQGAMADQLALPDLVGPALVIDVGPERRITPQRLALPPGTERVLIKSRNSALWSQESQAFREDFAALTVEAAAHLVAQGVRLVGADYLSVQLFDDPTDDTHRILLEAGVVILEGLNLAPVSPGVYFLACLPLKLAGCEGAPARAVLWEE; translated from the coding sequence ATGAAAATCATAGACATCAGCCTCACCATGCAGCCCGGTATGCCCGTATGGCCCGGCGACCCGTCCTTGGAGATCAGCCGGGTCCAAGATCTGGCCGCCGGCGACCCGGCCACGGTGAGCAAGCTCTGCTGCGGGGCGCACGCGGGCACCCATGTGGACGCGCCGGGGCATTTTCTGCCCCAGGGAGCCATGGCCGACCAGCTCGCCCTGCCAGATCTGGTGGGCCCTGCCCTGGTGATCGACGTGGGACCGGAGCGGCGCATAACTCCCCAGCGCCTGGCTTTGCCCCCCGGCACGGAGCGGGTGCTCATCAAGAGCCGCAACTCGGCCCTCTGGTCTCAAGAAAGCCAAGCCTTTCGCGAGGATTTCGCGGCCCTCACCGTTGAGGCGGCGGCCCATCTGGTGGCCCAGGGGGTGCGCCTGGTGGGCGCGGATTATCTCTCCGTGCAGCTCTTCGACGACCCCACCGACGACACCCACCGCATCTTGCTGGAGGCGGGGGTGGTGATTTTAGAGGGCCTCAACCTGGCCCCGGTATCGCCGGGGGTGTATTTTTTGGCCTGTTTGCCTCTGAAGCTGGCCGGATGCGAGGGAGCCCCGGCCCGCGCCGTACTCTGGGAGGAATAG
- a CDS encoding SDR family oxidoreductase, whose product MSGSLTDLAGRVVVVTGGLGQLGRQYAQTLAAAGARVGVLDLHADQAALEETFGELAGQGSLLPLAADVTSRESLVEALARVEEAWETPFGLINNAALDSPPNAPSEENGPFETYPEASFDQVMAVNVKGVFLACQVLGGAMAQAGRGSIINICSTYGVVSPDQRLYEYRRQRGEQFFKPVAYSVSKSALLNLTRYLATYWGPKGVRVNTMTLGGVFNNQDPEFLAGYEARAPLGRMAQESDYNGAVVYLMSDASSYVTGANLVIDGGWTAW is encoded by the coding sequence GTGAGCGGCTCCCTGACCGATCTGGCTGGGCGCGTGGTGGTGGTCACCGGCGGCCTGGGGCAGCTGGGGCGGCAGTACGCCCAGACCCTGGCCGCGGCCGGGGCCCGGGTGGGAGTGCTGGATTTGCACGCGGACCAGGCCGCCCTGGAAGAGACCTTTGGCGAGCTGGCCGGACAGGGGAGCCTGTTGCCCTTGGCGGCGGACGTGACCTCGCGCGAGTCGTTGGTGGAGGCCTTGGCCCGGGTGGAAGAGGCCTGGGAAACGCCGTTCGGGCTGATCAACAACGCGGCCCTGGACTCGCCGCCCAACGCGCCCAGCGAGGAAAACGGGCCTTTTGAGACCTATCCCGAGGCGTCCTTTGACCAGGTGATGGCGGTCAACGTGAAGGGGGTGTTCTTGGCCTGCCAGGTGCTGGGCGGGGCCATGGCCCAGGCGGGGCGCGGCTCCATCATCAACATATGCTCCACCTACGGCGTGGTCTCGCCGGATCAGCGGCTCTACGAGTACCGCCGCCAGCGGGGCGAGCAGTTTTTCAAGCCCGTGGCCTACAGCGTTTCCAAGAGCGCCTTGCTCAACCTGACCCGCTACCTGGCCACCTACTGGGGGCCCAAGGGGGTGCGGGTGAACACCATGACCCTGGGCGGGGTGTTCAACAACCAGGACCCCGAGTTCTTGGCGGGCTACGAGGCGCGGGCCCCGCTGGGGCGCATGGCCCAGGAGAGCGACTATAACGGGGCGGTGGTCTACCTCATGTCCGACGCCTCGTCATATGTGACCGGGGCCAACCTGGTGATCGACGGCGGCTGGACCGCCTGGTGA
- a CDS encoding sulfotransferase codes for MKQLWGRLQWQSRTRGMSPQEIKQFKRARIIADAMEGKTACPEELPARMLATYRPVREPLYLISQVQRSGGSLLAQLFDGHPECHSHPYEIKIGKPDKTVWPEFSPGEAPEEAFAKLFEHDCISFHRNGYRKPGRGSKAKGQDETFPFFFLVRAQRDIFLHYLAGVPQPRPRDYLDAYWTSYFNAWVNNQNLSGEKKCVLGFTPMLAARPESVEGYFAAYPEGKLVSLIRDPLRWLASARRHQEKYRQTEQAMEYWTVSTQAAIANAGKWPDRVRLYAFERLITDTPAVMRDMCAFLGLRYRDSLLDPTFNRSLIAPNSSFRVDGKGIIKDVVARPLDLEPEAMAYVEEHCRELHTRALALAGA; via the coding sequence ATGAAACAGCTTTGGGGCCGCCTTCAGTGGCAGAGCCGCACCCGAGGCATGTCTCCCCAGGAGATCAAGCAATTCAAGCGGGCCCGGATCATCGCCGACGCCATGGAGGGCAAGACCGCCTGCCCCGAGGAGTTGCCCGCCCGGATGCTGGCCACCTACCGCCCGGTGCGCGAGCCGCTGTATCTCATCTCCCAGGTGCAGCGCTCCGGCGGGTCACTGCTCGCCCAGCTCTTCGACGGCCACCCGGAGTGCCACAGCCATCCTTACGAGATAAAGATCGGCAAGCCGGACAAGACGGTGTGGCCCGAGTTCTCGCCCGGCGAGGCCCCGGAAGAGGCCTTTGCCAAGCTGTTTGAGCACGATTGCATTTCATTCCACCGCAACGGCTACCGCAAGCCGGGGAGAGGCTCCAAGGCCAAGGGTCAGGACGAGACCTTTCCCTTTTTCTTTCTGGTCCGGGCGCAGCGCGACATCTTTCTGCACTACCTGGCCGGGGTGCCCCAGCCAAGGCCCCGCGACTATCTGGACGCCTACTGGACCTCCTATTTCAACGCCTGGGTGAACAACCAGAACCTGAGCGGCGAGAAGAAGTGCGTGCTGGGCTTCACCCCCATGCTGGCCGCGCGGCCCGAGAGCGTGGAGGGCTACTTCGCGGCCTACCCGGAGGGCAAGCTGGTTTCCCTGATCCGCGATCCCCTGCGCTGGCTGGCTTCGGCCCGGCGGCACCAGGAGAAATACCGCCAGACCGAGCAGGCCATGGAATATTGGACCGTCTCCACCCAAGCGGCCATCGCCAACGCCGGGAAATGGCCGGACCGGGTGCGCCTCTACGCCTTTGAGCGGCTCATCACCGACACCCCGGCGGTGATGCGCGACATGTGCGCCTTCCTGGGGCTCCGTTACCGCGATTCCCTGTTGGACCCCACCTTCAACCGGTCCCTGATAGCGCCCAACAGCTCCTTCCGGGTGGACGGCAAGGGCATAATAAAGGATGTGGTGGCGCGGCCTCTTGACCTGGAGCCCGAGGCAATGGCCTATGTGGAGGAGCACTGCCGCGAGCTGCACACCCGGGCCCTGGCCCTGGCCGGCGCCTGA
- a CDS encoding acylneuraminate cytidylyltransferase family protein, with product MSAPSLVGLIPARAGSQRIKDKNVVRLAGHPLLAYSIRAALDSGVCDAVVVSTDSEDYAAIARHYGAETPFIRPVEMAGAKSMDIEWVQFTLQKLAEAGREYDCFSILRPTSPFRLPTTIQRAWAEFRAEEGVDSLRAVELVKQHPGKMWVVRDKRMTPLLPLTPAERPWHSCQYADLPRVYAQNASLEIAWTRVALEGGTIAGQVIMPFLTTGSEGWDINHPEDVWIAERLLAEGQATLPNIDIEPWPGA from the coding sequence GTGAGCGCGCCCAGCCTGGTGGGGCTGATCCCGGCGAGGGCGGGCAGCCAGCGCATCAAGGACAAGAACGTGGTGCGCCTGGCCGGGCACCCGCTTCTGGCCTACAGCATCCGCGCGGCGCTCGACAGCGGGGTGTGCGACGCGGTGGTGGTCTCCACCGACAGCGAGGACTACGCGGCCATCGCCCGGCACTACGGGGCCGAGACGCCGTTCATCCGTCCCGTGGAGATGGCCGGGGCCAAGTCAATGGACATCGAGTGGGTGCAATTCACCCTGCAAAAGCTGGCCGAGGCGGGGCGCGAGTACGATTGCTTCTCCATCCTGCGGCCCACCAGCCCCTTCCGTCTGCCCACCACCATCCAGCGCGCCTGGGCCGAGTTCCGGGCAGAAGAGGGGGTGGACTCCCTGCGCGCGGTGGAGCTGGTCAAGCAGCACCCGGGCAAGATGTGGGTGGTGCGCGATAAGCGCATGACCCCGCTGTTGCCCCTGACCCCGGCGGAGCGCCCCTGGCACTCCTGCCAGTACGCGGACCTGCCCCGGGTGTACGCCCAGAACGCCTCCCTGGAGATCGCCTGGACCCGGGTGGCCCTGGAAGGCGGCACCATCGCTGGGCAGGTGATCATGCCCTTCCTCACCACCGGCAGCGAGGGCTGGGACATCAACCACCCCGAGGACGTGTGGATCGCCGAGCGCCTGCTGGCCGAGGGGCAAGCCACGCTGCCCAACATAGACATCGAACCCTGGCCCGGCGCCTAA
- a CDS encoding N-acetylneuraminate synthase family protein, producing the protein MARSLLINDRLIDDEHDCFVIAEIGHNHQGDMEQAYKLIAAAAECGADAVKIQKRHNKSLFTPQIYDAPYENENSFGSTYGQHRDYLELEPEQIAELMAYAREKGLIMFSTVFDFISADQMAALDAPAYKMASGDLFNTPLLKHVAALGKPMIMSTGGATMDDVRRAVDTVGAINPDFALLQCTAGYPPAFNELNLRVLTTFRDEFPDTVVGLSSHVSGIAMDLAAYMLGARIVEKHFTLNRAAKGTDHAFSLERPGLRKLVRDFRRARVAMGDGVKRSYESEAKPLYKMAKKLVAASDLAEGTVLAQEHVAIKSPNDGLPPYELDNVLGRRLKRALKADENLAWEDLEEKG; encoded by the coding sequence ATGGCGCGTTCCCTGCTCATTAACGACCGCTTGATTGACGACGAGCATGATTGCTTTGTGATCGCCGAGATCGGCCACAACCACCAGGGCGACATGGAGCAGGCTTATAAGCTCATCGCGGCGGCGGCCGAGTGCGGGGCCGACGCGGTGAAGATACAGAAGCGCCACAACAAGAGCCTGTTCACCCCGCAGATCTACGACGCACCCTATGAGAACGAGAACAGCTTCGGCAGCACTTATGGTCAGCACCGCGACTATCTGGAACTGGAGCCGGAGCAGATCGCCGAGCTGATGGCCTATGCCCGCGAAAAGGGCCTGATCATGTTCTCCACGGTGTTCGATTTCATCAGCGCCGACCAGATGGCCGCCCTGGACGCGCCGGCCTACAAGATGGCCTCGGGCGATTTGTTCAACACCCCGCTGCTTAAGCACGTGGCCGCCCTGGGCAAGCCCATGATCATGAGCACCGGCGGGGCCACCATGGACGACGTGCGCCGGGCGGTGGACACGGTGGGGGCCATCAACCCGGATTTCGCCTTGCTGCAATGCACGGCGGGATACCCGCCCGCCTTCAATGAACTGAACCTCCGGGTGCTCACCACTTTCCGCGACGAGTTCCCGGACACGGTGGTGGGGCTTTCCTCCCACGTGAGCGGTATCGCCATGGACCTGGCCGCCTACATGCTGGGGGCGCGCATCGTGGAGAAGCACTTCACTCTGAACCGGGCGGCCAAGGGCACGGATCACGCCTTTTCCCTGGAGCGGCCCGGCCTGCGCAAGCTGGTGCGCGACTTTCGGCGGGCTCGGGTGGCCATGGGCGACGGGGTCAAGCGCTCCTATGAGAGCGAGGCCAAGCCGCTGTACAAGATGGCCAAGAAGCTGGTGGCCGCATCGGATCTGGCGGAGGGCACGGTGCTGGCCCAGGAGCATGTGGCCATCAAGAGCCCCAACGACGGCCTGCCGCCCTACGAGCTGGATAATGTCCTGGGCCGGCGGCTGAAGCGGGCCCTCAAGGCCGACGAGAACCTGGCCTGGGAAGACCTGGAGGAGAAGGGGTGA
- a CDS encoding aldehyde dehydrogenase family protein, producing the protein MDNPIPGEVLNWIGGKETPAADGRLLDKLSPHNGRRLCRIARSGWPEVEAAVAVARAAQPAWAATPPVQRGHILHQVCNLMEARAEEIARIVALETGKSLAEARGETGGAIALGRFYAGEGQRLYGRTTTSGTANKYAMTLRMPCGVAGLIIAANTPIANVAWKVFPALICGNGVVLKCAEDTPATGWIVAKLAEEAGLPPGVLNVIQGLGIEAGAPLAEQAEIDVLSFTGSSKVGRQLAEAAGRRLLKVSMELGGKNPLVVCDDADLEHAVKWASLSAFSNAGQRCAAASRFIVFESVYDKFRDMLVAKAESLKLGPEDGDDLGPVINQRQMENMLGAVEQAVHGGAKLLCGGRRSGAAYLTDGYYVLPTLLENVGPDDPISTTELFGPIACMYPVPDFPAALELANRSPYGLTACIHTTSFDRAMEFTHKVRAGVAVVNMGTYGSEPHMPFGGVGVSGNGTREPGTEALDIYSELKDVYLGVNPQVGGGTRP; encoded by the coding sequence ATGGACAACCCCATACCCGGCGAGGTGCTCAACTGGATCGGGGGCAAAGAGACTCCCGCGGCTGACGGCCGTTTGCTGGACAAGCTCTCGCCGCATAACGGGCGGCGACTTTGCCGAATCGCCCGCTCGGGCTGGCCGGAAGTGGAGGCCGCCGTGGCCGTGGCGCGCGCGGCCCAGCCCGCCTGGGCGGCCACCCCGCCGGTGCAGCGGGGCCACATCCTGCACCAGGTCTGCAACCTCATGGAGGCGCGGGCCGAGGAGATCGCCAGGATCGTGGCCCTGGAGACCGGCAAGTCCTTGGCCGAGGCCAGGGGCGAGACCGGCGGGGCCATCGCCCTGGGGCGCTTCTACGCGGGCGAGGGCCAGCGCCTCTACGGCCGCACCACCACCAGCGGCACGGCCAACAAGTACGCCATGACCCTGCGTATGCCATGCGGCGTGGCCGGGCTGATCATCGCGGCCAACACGCCCATCGCCAACGTGGCCTGGAAGGTGTTCCCGGCCCTGATCTGCGGCAACGGCGTGGTGCTCAAGTGCGCCGAGGACACCCCGGCCACGGGATGGATCGTGGCCAAGCTCGCCGAGGAGGCGGGCCTGCCGCCGGGCGTGCTCAACGTGATCCAGGGCCTGGGCATCGAGGCGGGCGCGCCCCTGGCCGAGCAGGCCGAGATCGACGTGCTCTCCTTCACCGGCTCCAGCAAGGTGGGCCGCCAGCTGGCCGAGGCTGCCGGACGGCGGCTGCTAAAGGTCTCCATGGAGCTGGGCGGCAAAAACCCCCTGGTGGTGTGCGACGACGCGGACCTGGAGCACGCGGTGAAGTGGGCCTCGCTGTCGGCTTTTTCCAACGCGGGCCAGCGCTGCGCCGCCGCCAGCCGGTTCATCGTCTTTGAGTCGGTGTACGACAAGTTCAGAGACATGCTGGTGGCCAAGGCCGAGAGCCTGAAGCTGGGCCCCGAGGACGGCGACGACCTGGGCCCGGTGATCAACCAGCGCCAGATGGAGAACATGCTGGGCGCGGTGGAGCAGGCGGTGCACGGTGGGGCCAAGCTGCTCTGCGGCGGCCGCCGCTCGGGCGCGGCTTATCTTACCGACGGCTATTACGTGCTGCCCACCCTGCTGGAAAACGTAGGCCCCGACGACCCCATCTCCACCACCGAACTGTTCGGCCCCATCGCCTGCATGTATCCGGTGCCGGACTTCCCGGCCGCCCTGGAGCTGGCCAACCGCTCGCCTTACGGCCTCACCGCCTGCATCCACACCACGAGCTTCGACCGGGCCATGGAGTTCACCCACAAGGTGCGGGCCGGGGTGGCGGTGGTGAACATGGGCACCTACGGCTCGGAGCCCCACATGCCCTTCGGCGGGGTGGGGGTGTCGGGCAACGGCACCCGCGAGCCAGGCACCGAGGCCCTGGACATCTACTCCGAGCTCAAGGACGTGTACCTCGGCGTGAACCCGCAGGTGGGCGGGGGGACGCGGCCGTGA